CGCGAAGCGCGCGTCGGGCGTGCGCAGCACCTCGTTCACCATGCCCCTCTCCAACATATTGCGAATCCCGTATCGCCCTTTGATACGCATCACGAATATAATCTTGCAACCCTATAGCGGTTCGCGCACGTTCCGCGCCGGACGGTCACGAGGCCGCTGGAGGAGAGGATCATGCTGTCACTGCAGGAATTGTCGGATCGCGTGGAGATCCAGGATCTGATCGCGCGCTATGCGCATGCGATCGACGATCAGGATTGGGACGCGCTGGACCGCGTGTTCACCGAGGATGCGGTGATCGACTATACCGAACTGGGCGGCGCAAAGGGCAGCCGCGCGGAGACCAAACGCTACCTCGCCGAGGCGATGCCCAGTTTCTCCGCCTTCCAGCATCTGTCCACCACCACAAGGCTCGATCTGGACGGAGACCGCGCCAAGGCGCGCACGATCCTGTTCAACCCGATGGTGATGCAGCATGAGGGGGAGGAGCGCGTGTTCTTCATCGGCCTGTGGTATTGCGACGACCTCGTCCGCACGCCCGAAGGCTGGCGCATCGCCCACCGGCGCGAGCAGAAATGCTGGTCCTACAACGCGCCGGCGGGGCTGCTGCCATGAGCGCGGGCGGCGTGATCAAGACGATCGGCTTCATGCCGCGCCGCCCCGACATCAGCCGCGCCCAGTTCCGCGAGTATTACGAGACGCGCCACGCGCCGCTGGCAGTGCCCTTGTTCCCCTTCATCCGCTATCGCCGCAACCATCTGGCCGACATGGAGGTGGAGCCGGGCTTCGACTGCATCTCCGAATTCTGGGTGCCCTCGCTCAACCGGATCGGCGAACTGATGGCCGGCGAAGTGGGTGACACGATGCGCGCCGACGAACGCAACTTCCTCGACCAGCCGCGCATCGTCGCGGCACTCGCGGATCCCGTAGCGACGGGGTCCGATGCGGGGAGCGTGATGGTGTTGCTGCGCAATGAGGGCGGCGATGTGGACGCGCTGGTCGCGGCGGCGCGGGAGGCCGGGGCCGGGCTGGATTTGCTATCGCCGATGGATGCGCGGCCGTTGCCTTGTGATGCGGTTTGGCGGTGTGATGGTGCGGCGGGGCTTTTGCCAACGGGATGGCATGTCGCCACGGCATTGCCAGTGGAAGCACGCGAAACGGAAGCACAGCAGTTGCGAGCCAGTGATTGATCGAACGATCAGAAACTGCCTGACATTTTATCCGGTAAGACCGGCTAGATAGCCCCGTGCTCTGTCATCTCAGAAACCGTCAACGCCATTTAGGCTTTGGGCTTTGATCTCCATAGCCAGTATGGCAACGGGAGCCGTGATCGTAAGGTTTCCACCCGCCATACGTTTAAACTCGACATTTCTCGCTGTGATGCGCAGCATTGCCACGAATGGAGGGACCAAGTGGCAAAGAAGCTCACGATTCAATATCGGCAGTTGAAAACTGATAACCTTTGGGAGGACATCGACCTAAAGGCAATGATCGTGGAAGTTTTGCGTCGGCGCGGCTGGGCTGAAACTGCCAAATCGAGAATCCTGAATCTGGATCAAGATGGAAGCTTGGTCATTCTTAACAAAATATCACCACCAGAGACATGGGAC
The window above is part of the Sphingomonas sanxanigenens DSM 19645 = NX02 genome. Proteins encoded here:
- a CDS encoding nuclear transport factor 2 family protein; amino-acid sequence: MLSLQELSDRVEIQDLIARYAHAIDDQDWDALDRVFTEDAVIDYTELGGAKGSRAETKRYLAEAMPSFSAFQHLSTTTRLDLDGDRAKARTILFNPMVMQHEGEERVFFIGLWYCDDLVRTPEGWRIAHRREQKCWSYNAPAGLLP
- a CDS encoding EthD domain-containing protein, which translates into the protein MIKTIGFMPRRPDISRAQFREYYETRHAPLAVPLFPFIRYRRNHLADMEVEPGFDCISEFWVPSLNRIGELMAGEVGDTMRADERNFLDQPRIVAALADPVATGSDAGSVMVLLRNEGGDVDALVAAAREAGAGLDLLSPMDARPLPCDAVWRCDGAAGLLPTGWHVATALPVEARETEAQQLRASD